Proteins from a single region of Harpia harpyja isolate bHarHar1 chromosome 14, bHarHar1 primary haplotype, whole genome shotgun sequence:
- the MILR1 gene encoding allergin-1 isoform X2, translated as MFFLTVLLFSHLQISQQIQKTTANGKEMLSNPRLIPVQGTLNVMMNQNVSLSCHSDSGTPPVRYTLFKHNQKISTLNRPDLTPGLFNLTINSASDMGEYKCKAENNISGGGKYSNSLNFTLKEPISKPMLSSPTSQAKEGQNVTLSCLSENGSLPITYTFFKGRQSISPPVKMQKREAAVIFLFMNSSSDFGTYKCRAENSFRNNTKYSNSFNFTLAEERSLSQPLIISLGLILLLFIIGFALSIPFFIIPSYKAKKFKSTRSSTGFTSTTNAEEPEDYVIYTEIEPVKPEEEYVNFSVIRREDEKEKAACATVYSKVFIRH; from the exons atgttttttctcacaGTTCTGCTGTTTTCCCACC tTCAAATATCTCAGCAGATTCAGAAAACTACTGCAAATGGCAAAG AGATGCTGTCCAATCCCAGGCTCATACCTGTTCAGGGGACTTTGAATGTAATGATGAACCAGAACGTGAGCCTCTCCTGCCACTCAGACTCTGGAACTCCACCTGTCAGATACACATTGTTTAAACACAATCAGAAGATATCCACTTTAAATAGGCCAGACTTGACCCCCGGTTTGTTTAACTTGACTATCAACTCTGCCAGTGACATGGGTGAATACAAATGCAAAGCCGAGAATAACATCTCCGGTGGTGGAAAATACAGCAACAGTCTCAACTTCACCCTTAAAG agCCAATTTCCAAACCAATGCTGAGCTCACCCACCTCTCAAGCAAAGGAAGGCCAGAATGTGACCCTGTCTTGTCTCTCAGAAAATGGCTCTCTTCCTATCACATACACGTTCTTCAAAGGAAGACAAAGCATCTCTCCCCCAGTGaagatgcagaagagggaagcagCTGTGATTTTTCTATTTATGAATTCCTCTAGTGACTTTGGAACCTATAAATGCAGAGCTGAAAATAGCTTTCGCAATAATACAAAATACAGCAACAGTTTCAACTTTACATTAGCAG AAGAGAGAAGCCTTTCTCAACCTTTGATCATTTCTCTTGGGCTGATCTTGCTACTATTCATAATAGGATTTGCTCTGTCAATTCCATTTTTCATAATTCCTTCATATAAAGCAA AAAAATTTAAGTCTACTAGGTCCTCAACTGGCTTTACTTCAACAACGAACGCAGAAGAGCCTGAAGACTACGTCATATACACAGAGATTG AGCCTGTTAAACCAGAAGAAGAATATGTCAACTTTTCTGTTATtagaagagaagatgaaaaag AGAAGGCGGCATGTGCTACAGTCTATTCAAAGGTCTTCATCAGACATTGA
- the MILR1 gene encoding allergin-1 isoform X1, giving the protein MFFLTVLLFSHLQISQQIQKTTANGKEMLSNPRLIPVQGTLNVMMNQNVSLSCHSDSGTPPVRYTLFKHNQKISTLNRPDLTPGLFNLTINSASDMGEYKCKAENNISGGGKYSNSLNFTLKEPISKPMLSSPTSQAKEGQNVTLSCLSENGSLPITYTFFKGRQSISPPVKMQKREAAVIFLFMNSSSDFGTYKCRAENSFRNNTKYSNSFNFTLAEERSLSQPLIISLGLILLLFIIGFALSIPFFIIPSYKAKKFKSTRSSTGFTSTTNAEEPEDYVIYTEIEPVKPEEEYVNFSVIRREDEKAEKAACATVYSKVFIRH; this is encoded by the exons atgttttttctcacaGTTCTGCTGTTTTCCCACC tTCAAATATCTCAGCAGATTCAGAAAACTACTGCAAATGGCAAAG AGATGCTGTCCAATCCCAGGCTCATACCTGTTCAGGGGACTTTGAATGTAATGATGAACCAGAACGTGAGCCTCTCCTGCCACTCAGACTCTGGAACTCCACCTGTCAGATACACATTGTTTAAACACAATCAGAAGATATCCACTTTAAATAGGCCAGACTTGACCCCCGGTTTGTTTAACTTGACTATCAACTCTGCCAGTGACATGGGTGAATACAAATGCAAAGCCGAGAATAACATCTCCGGTGGTGGAAAATACAGCAACAGTCTCAACTTCACCCTTAAAG agCCAATTTCCAAACCAATGCTGAGCTCACCCACCTCTCAAGCAAAGGAAGGCCAGAATGTGACCCTGTCTTGTCTCTCAGAAAATGGCTCTCTTCCTATCACATACACGTTCTTCAAAGGAAGACAAAGCATCTCTCCCCCAGTGaagatgcagaagagggaagcagCTGTGATTTTTCTATTTATGAATTCCTCTAGTGACTTTGGAACCTATAAATGCAGAGCTGAAAATAGCTTTCGCAATAATACAAAATACAGCAACAGTTTCAACTTTACATTAGCAG AAGAGAGAAGCCTTTCTCAACCTTTGATCATTTCTCTTGGGCTGATCTTGCTACTATTCATAATAGGATTTGCTCTGTCAATTCCATTTTTCATAATTCCTTCATATAAAGCAA AAAAATTTAAGTCTACTAGGTCCTCAACTGGCTTTACTTCAACAACGAACGCAGAAGAGCCTGAAGACTACGTCATATACACAGAGATTG AGCCTGTTAAACCAGAAGAAGAATATGTCAACTTTTCTGTTATtagaagagaagatgaaaaag CAGAGAAGGCGGCATGTGCTACAGTCTATTCAAAGGTCTTCATCAGACATTGA